The DNA window CGGTTAAAGTAAGATAATTTGTTCAGGCAGACAAACTTGTGGTAGAGTTTCAAGAGTTCCTCGTCAATCTCCTTCTTGGAAACACTGATGGATGGCAGGGAGGAGTCCAAGGAGAGACGGCGCCGAAGCTTAGGACGACCTGCTGTGGCTGACTGAGGTGCCTGCAGCTGTGGCTGGAAGGAGGGACGGGGGTCTTGAGGGTAAGGCATCCTCTGTGGCACTGTAGGCTTCTGTGGGGGggaggacagagaaggagacatCGATCTGCGCCTCATGAGTGTTCGGGAAAAGCTTTCTTCAGAATTATCTCTGGGGCTCCTAGAGAGGACGTAAGGGGATCTACTGAGGCTGTTTATCATCCGAGATTTTATGGGACTCTGCCTAACTGGGGAGCTGTAGATATCAGATCTTTCTGCAAAAGAGACGTCTGGTGCATAATCGGAGCACCCAGGAGCCTGCTCGGAGCGTGCAGAGAGTAAAAGCCTTTTAGACCTCAGGGACAGGTCCAAGGATGGGTTTGCAATGGGATAGCAAGGCCGTGAAGGACTGCCAGTATAAGTGCCAGGCCGTTCTCCCAGCTGTACAGACATCCGAGATTTTATGGGACTCTGCCTAACTGGGGAGCTGCAGATATCAGATCTTTCTGCGAAAGAGACGTCTGGTGCAAACGTGGAGCACCCAGGAGCCTGCTCGTAGCGTGCAGAGAGTAAAAGCCTTTTAGACCTTAGGGACAGGTCCAAGGATGGGTTTGCAGTGGGATAGCAAGGCCGTGCAGGACTGCCAGCATCAGTGCAAGGCCGTTCTCCCAGCTGTACAGACCTACAGTTCTGATTCAGTGAGACCTCTTTCGGTTTAGAGGTCTTAAAGTGTGTAGAGAGGTCCCTTGCGCAGACAGAGTGGTGCTGCTCTCTTCTCAGCGGGCCCCTATCCCTTCCAGGAGATGGCTGATCTGCTTGCCAAGCCAGCCAACTGGTTGCAAACTGCAAAGGAGAGCGAGGGGCAGATTTAGTCGTCATGAGCTGCCTTCTCTCTGGGCTGTTAGAGGTTTCCCTGAGCTGCACCCCACTGGTCTTCTTTCCTGGGTTGCTGAGCCTCAGAGTGTTGTTGAGACTGCCTTCTCTCGACTGCTGTCGCCACCTGTGGTATCTCCTCCGTACTGAGTCAGCGGCACTGGAGAGATTTTGCCGATGCTGGGCCGTTCCTATTCGACTGATCATGCCAGGGAAGAGCTCCAAGAAAGAGCTGCCCTCACGCCTCAGACTTATTTCCAGTTCCTCATCTTGGTCCTCAGGCTGGAGCTCCGTTTCAGAAAAGTTTTGCTCACTTTCGTCCGACGAGCCAATACTCAGCTGAGTCATGTTACTTTGTGCCATCCCTGTAGAAAGGAAATGGGAGAGGAAACATTACCTGACTGACCACAAATATAACTTGCTTCATTTCCTTGTCGGCCATTAATAAATATGTCTGTTGCTTTCCTACTCTTACCATCACCATCCTCGGAATATAGGCTGCTGGATGCAATACTATCATCAGCGCCATCATCTTGTACCGTGAACTCcagctgttaaaaaaaaaaatctgaatgaaTTCAAGAATTTCCAAGACAATGGTTTGGTAAATACAAGCACAGTTTATTTACCTGAGAGTTTCCTGTAAGGTCTTCTGCTGTGGTGGAAGAAATATCAAAATCATATGATGACTTTattaatctgtgaattactATTCTTGCTGGAGGAGATTGATACGTACCTCTGGTATCGCTCAGATCTGTCAGgctctggaaaaagaaaaaggtttaatGATTTCCTGAAGCTGAACTCTAAATCAGGTTAATATATTCTGTGTGaaagccatgtgtgtgtgcgtgagtgtgttgACAGTGACACAAACCTTCGATTCCAGATCGCTCAGCTCTTGTCTTGACAGCTTCATGTAGCGTACAACTGCTTCTCCATGCAAAGGGCAGGgacagaaaagaaacacaatgagACCTGGCTACACCACCGCCGATGGCCTCCAGAGttagacacaaaaacaaatatgacTGGAACTAACATTATTTTACATCATATTCAGGtacacatacacgtacacaGTTAGAGTGTGGACATGTGGAGGAAAATATGATGCAATATGAATTGTATATGTCATACGGATCATTTGCAAGGGGCACACCATTGTGCAACGGCATTCTCACTGGAAGCAGTGGGAGCACAACAGTTGAAAATCTGTTGAtcatatatttaacatttagattgtGTTGTAGTTGGATTACTTTTGTGTTGAGTATTCTCGAGGTCCACCTCCATCCCCCCGTCCAGGTCTTGGAGCTTTGAATACTGATGGagataaaagcagaggttaactTACTGCCTGTCCGAACATTTACAGCTGAGCGATAAGATCCAAGCTGGTGCTAACGATAGCTACTCCGCGCTAGCTAAAGCTAACAGGAACCACAACACACCTTGTCCACGATTCTGTCCAGCGACCTTTTGAATATGAGGCTGTTGTCATGGAGTCCTCTTTTAAAGACGGCGTCCATGTTGGATgtaacatacaaacacacgttGTGTTGGAGGTGATGGACGGGAGCTAACAGTAGCACACGGGCTAACCGGCGGAGTGAGGAAGGCGCGTCCAGGTTCAAATGTTTTCCACAGAGCGGTGAGATGTGATTGGACAGCAGACACGTGGGGCGTTCAATGCTCCTGGGGAATAACGATATTAGCAGTTCGAGTATTTCGATTAACGTACTGAACTCCAGAATTTAAATACGAATataacataaatacaaatataacataaatacaaatatcacttaaatacaaatatcacttaaatacaaatataaattgaGCTTTCAATAGAGATGGCTACAATGTGTAGCAGTGACAGTGTGGACGATTTTAATTCACGTTacgtattttatttttaaagaatataaattTCCACGCGCCCGcacacacatgtttatattattattatgtgtagttatttttatcattactattatcattgttgttcttgttgttaGAGTGCATCGGATCATTCCTAGTTGCCAGTGAACTAGCCATTAGTGAGACGTCATTTTCACTTTCTATGTCATCTTCAGGCGACAAACACGCTCCGTCCGGATATAAACAAATCTCCCCAGACTGAATTTAACAACATATGATCGAACCCATGTGATTCTCGGAGTCATCGTCCAGACAGTGGAGTATGGCTGCTGGGACGCTGCAGGAGCTCGTGTCCGCCGCCGCCTCTCTGCACCCGGACCGGGCGGCGGTGACGTACCACAGCCGCGGCTCGATGCCCGGGAGCCCGCTGTGCCTGCGGTACCGAGAGCTGGTGGAGCTGTCCTCCGACCTGTCACATGTCCTGCGGGACAACTGTCCTCATAGCAACGGAGTCATCGGGCTGTACTGTATTGACGATCTGTTCATACCAGTGTGGATCCTGGGGTGAGTTCACTGTATGTTTGGGTGTGTTAGGgtgtgttttggtgtgtttgtctatgtttgtgtctgtgcttgtgtgtttttgtgtgtctgtctgtctgtctgtgtgtgtgtgtgtgtgtgtgtgtgtgtgtgtgtgtgtgtgtgtgtgtgtgtgtgtgtgtgtgtgtgtgtgtgtgtgtgtgtgtgtgtgtgtgtgtgtgtgtgtgtgtgtgtgtgtgtgtgtgtgtgtgtgtgtgtccatgagtGACTCTGTGCTGTTGTCAGGATCCTTCAGTCTCCAGCTGCCTACGTCCCACTGGACCCAGAGGCTCCAGGACTTCTCTCAGCCAGGGTCATGAACCAGTGTCGCCTCAAGTACTGTGCTGTGAAGACTGACCTCCTGCCGGTAAAATAtgtcacattttattaatattaatacacaTATCAAATTGCAGATATGATGCACATATAATATTTAAAGATGTCTTCATGTTCAGCTGAATTAGATATTGTGTCTCTCTGGATTGATTGAGACATTATAAGTAAGCAACGCAAAATAAGCCAAAATAAGTTGCATTATATTGGCAAAAAATGTCTTGACCCTCACACCTACATACTTGTATATGAATTTAGTTTCCCCTAAACAACTTAATTATGGCCTTGAAAATCAGATCCCATTCAGTTCCTCCCTCATGCTCTTATGTTGAAATAATCCAATCTGGTCTGTATTCACATAATAAATGTTCTAAAGACGGGGGGCCACAGTAATGGTGAAGTAATCACATGACCATAACCATCTGCCTACATACTACCTTTTTTGTTGGTAGTGGCACACTCTCTCTGGTTGGTTATTCAGTTTGCATGggttaaataaaacaagtgagtttgtaaaaagataaaagaggattcatatattttattttttaagtttgtaatgtatgtaatgtaattttctgttctgttgtgtatttgtaaaGTTCCAACGTGACATTTTTTGAAGTCTTTCCTTGTGCTCATggattttctctcctttttccaTTCAGCGTTTCCAGACGGCTGTTGTCAAACACATgtctgttgatgtgtgtgtggtgttgccCAGGTTTAAGCTGACCGTGGTACGGGTCACGCTGCTGCCAGCCGCTGAACACAGTCAGGAAAAACAACCGACTGTGTTGAGGACAGATGTTGCTGAAGTCTGTGGTGCAGCTGTGAAGCAAAAAGACGGTGGCCACAAAGACTTGGCATATGTGCTGCACACATCTGGAACCACTGGCATTCCAAAGACTGTGAGGGTACCACACAAGTGTATACTCCCCAACATTCTGCACATGAGGTCAGGAATTCTACCTTCATGCCTCTATCTTCTGCTCTGGAGCATCATTTggataaatgtttaaaagtgcCCCTCTCTTTGCTCAGATCGTTGTTTCAGATGACAGCAGATGATGTGGTTTTCATGGCCTCgcctttaacctttgacccctcTGTGGTGGATATTTTCCTGGCCTTATCATCTGGGGCACAGCTCCTCATTATCCCCTCTGTGATCAAGAAAATGCCCAATCAACTGGCTCAGCTGCTGTTCAAGCATCACAACACGACGGTCTTACAGGCAAGAAGGTTCACCATTATCATCAGTCAGGATTTCAgtggggtcttaaaaagtctaaaaCAGTCTTGTATTTAATCAACTTATCTttaggtcttaaaaagtcttaaatatgttAAGATATAACATTCTTGGTACATCTTATTTAAATTAACGTTAATTTAACactactgtgtttgtgttttaatgtttgtttgccTTTTTAGATATATGATTTGGTGTAATAAAACTACTAGACCAACATAGAGTTGATAACAACACTCTTGTATAGTTATTCTCTACTAGGatacttcaccttatcttcaattatggGGAAGTGTGAGTAATTCATGGGACTCCAATGTTCCTTCATATCTGCCACACTTGACGTTGTGCTTCAATGTCAGTCATTAGGGTCTTACAAAGCCTTTATTaagatttttttaaacctgCAAGAAATCCTGATCAATGCTTATTTTACCTGGAATCGCCCACTCAAACTATATATCCCCTCTAATGTGGTGTTTTCTTGTTTCCGCAGGTCACGCCCACTCTGCTCTGCCGCTTCGGGCAGCGCGTCCTCCAGCAGGAGGTGTTGTCCTGTGGCTCCTCGCTGCGGGTGTTGGCTCTGGGTGGAGAGGCCTGTCCCTCGCCGGCCCTGCTTAGGAGCTGGAGGCACGAGGACAACAAAACCCTCTTCTTCAATATCTATGGTATCACTGAGGTGTCGTGCTGGGCCTGCTGCTACAAAATACCACAGTCCAGCAACCTGTGAGTGCTCCTCTTTAAAATTATTCGTGAAATCTGCATGTTCATATCAGCTGCAGCTAACACAGCTAAAACATCACAGATCCTCCAGCTTGGCGGCCTCAGTGCCTCTCGGGACGCCTCTGATGGACACGGTGGTGGAAGTCAGAGATGAACATGGTGGCGTTGTTACAgagggtgaaggacaggtgTTCATAGGTGAGAAAGATCTCACTGTGACCCACACATGTATGCAGATCTCACTGTGGTGAAGTGACTCCATGTGACCCGTGTTTGCAGGTGGAGAGGACAGAGTATGTCTCCTGAACGATGAGGAGGATGTTACCCCCGGGACAATGAGAGCCACTGGAGACTGGGTGAATGTTAGAGACGGACAGCTGTTCTACCTGGGACGGAGAGACAGGCTGATAAAACGCAACGGGAAACGGGTGAACTTGGACGGCTTGCAGCAGGTACAGTGTTCTGTGTGTATGAACTGTATTTTGCCAatgatatttatgtatttatatttatttatgttcagTGTCATATTTAAGTCTTAGTTTCTAGAAATATaatttgatgaataaataaagtaatacaTAAAGTATTTTTCACTTAATTCACATACTTCAAAAATCAAAGGCAGTACAATGGTATTTATTACTGGTTTATCATAAACTACTGAAGGAAATGATTATGTAGCTCACCCTGTAGGTTTTGCTGATGATCTCAACAAGAAAGAGATGATGTAGTTTTGAAGCTTGAAGGTCTCGGCCTAGAGAGGAACGTGTCATCTGTAGTTGAAGTTAAAACAGTAACAGTTGAGTTCATTGACCACATGGGGGCAGTGCAACAAACTAAACTGATACGTTATAACCTTGTTAAACCAGAGCAGGAGCATTTGGAGTTGGGTTCTTCGTTTAGCTTCATTTTGATCTTTACCTACTGCTGCGAAAAGCATCTGGCACTTTAGTTGCTCAGGTCTCCACATTGTTCATGAGCTGGTTGCTTTTTTAAGAGGCTGTTACTCCAGCAATTTTAAATGTAGCATTTTCAATGGATTTAtacattgtttttgtgtgaaagtaattaaaaacattgtgaactaCAGTGGAGctcagtggagcacataccACCTCcatggcccaacagtctccttaaattcaatcaacctgcaccaaatttcaaacactcaatgatatttatttttacagagatccatgaatgattccctgggaaatcactgaaaatatcaattttaaagaaaaagtaaGGTAGTAATAAGTCCCCTTGATTTGGATCCACACCAGCATTTTATTGGCTCCTCCTTGACCCATACTTCATACTTTTACtcagttttgtggaaatctgtttagaATTTTTCCataaacaacaaacatacaaacagcctgtgatgaaaacataacctccttggcggaggaaacaaaataaagaaaaaagcaatAACATGCATCTTATTAATAAATCCATAAATCTCTCTGTATGTCTTTTCTCTGGTGATTTTCTTTAATCCTGGTGAACGTGCATTCGTAGGTCGGCATTAAAACTGAACATATCTCAGTCTACATCTATCAGAAATGAAGAGACATATTCGACTTTAAGTcaccaaataaatatttttggcaACAGCAGAGGATCATGGATCCACATGAACAATTCTTTCTTTGACTGCAGACTatttggatgatagacatttatgtttgtgtttaatccCCCCCTCCGTCAGCTCATATCGGGTCTACCTCAGGTGGAGGCCTGTGCTGTGGGTCTGTACGAAGGCGTTCGGCTGCTTGCCTTTGTCGTGGCGTCCACATCTGGAGGCCAGAAAGCAGCtgcttctctcccctctcctgcACAGCTGCACGTGGAGAAATCCCCCTCAGCTCTGGCTCAGCCTCAGGACGACCTCCGCTCTCCTGTAAGACTCCAGCAGACGAGCGGTGCGAACAGGGATGTGAGCAGGCAGATTGTGGACcagctgtctctgctgctgccgtcACACAGTGTTCCTGACACGCTGCTGCTGGTCCCGGCCTTGTGCCTGACGCCTCATGGTGAGCAGCGGATGCAGGTCACTCCAGAGGAACCACAGCAGTTCACTCATTCAGCATTACAGGGATTCTAACGTTGTTTTTTTTCGGCAGGCAAAGTAGACATGGAGGCACTGATGAAGATATACCAGAGACAAAAACCGGGTTTAGAGGCTCCACTGGGAGATTTCAGCAAACTAAAGCAAACCCTCCAGTCTCTGTGGCAGGTATTTCCACACTTTTACTGACACAGCTCCACATTTAAATATCTCAATGTCTGTATGTATTCATACTCAGCGTTGTGTCCCATAAATCAACAGGATACTTTAGGTTTGCCTGAAGATGTGACCGTTGATGAGGAATCCAACTTCCTGTTGAGTGGAGGAGATTCTCTGAAGGCGCTGCACCTCTGTGAGGACATCCTCTCGGCTGTGGGACTCACTTCACCCGGACTCCTGGAGGTTGTATTGGATGGCAGCTTTTCTGACGTCCTGACCTACATTGCCAGAGTGACACTGACGCCGCCACTTGAGAACAGCACGCCGCCACTTCCCGAGGCCCAGAAACGGCACGCTGCTGCTCCGTCTGCTGTTCTAGCGAAGAGAGAACGCAAAGGATCTCAGTCTGCAGCAGAAGAGAGGCCGCAGGGGGAGAGACAGGCTTTTAAAGTTATAAGACGAGCAGGAGAGGTGATAGAGATTAATGTCAGATCAGGCCTTCAGGAGGATGCAGTCGAAGAGAAAGATTTAACTAAGACACGGAGAGATGATGCTGTGGGCCTCTGTCTGAGCTGGTCCTCGGACACAGGCAGATGCGTGGACGCCTCCCCGGTGCTTCTAGTCCATGAAAGAACAGATCAGAGGTCAGATGAGGCCAAAACTACCGTGTTCGTCGGCTCTCACTCTCACAGGATCCAGGCTCTAGACCTGGACACTGGGAGCCTTGTGTGGGAGCGAGTGCTTGGGGACAGGATCGAGGCGTCGGCTGCTGTGTCTCACTGTGGGACGTTGGTGATTGTAGGTCTGTAACTACTTTCTacatatcttgtttttgatacTGTAATGTCAGTTACTGCCTTTAAGctttttgtctgtattttccTAGGTTGCTACGATGGCTGTGTTTATTTCTTGTGTGCTGCATCCGGAAAGACGCGGTGGATATTTGAGACGGGAGACGCCGTGAAgagctctgctgctgtggatccTTACACAGGTCTGGTGATAGTGGGCTCACACGATGGACACGTTTACGCCCTGAACCCAAAGGTGAGCAAGTTGTACCGAAAACAACTGATACAAAA is part of the Limanda limanda chromosome 9, fLimLim1.1, whole genome shotgun sequence genome and encodes:
- the aasdh gene encoding beta-alanine-activating enzyme, which encodes MAAGTLQELVSAAASLHPDRAAVTYHSRGSMPGSPLCLRYRELVELSSDLSHVLRDNCPHSNGVIGLYCIDDLFIPVWILGILQSPAAYVPLDPEAPGLLSARVMNQCRLKYCAVKTDLLPRFQTAVVKHMSVDVCVVLPRFKLTVVRVTLLPAAEHSQEKQPTVLRTDVAEVCGAAVKQKDGGHKDLAYVLHTSGTTGIPKTVRVPHKCILPNILHMRSLFQMTADDVVFMASPLTFDPSVVDIFLALSSGAQLLIIPSVIKKMPNQLAQLLFKHHNTTVLQVTPTLLCRFGQRVLQQEVLSCGSSLRVLALGGEACPSPALLRSWRHEDNKTLFFNIYGITEVSCWACCYKIPQSSNLSSSLAASVPLGTPLMDTVVEVRDEHGGVVTEGEGQVFIGGEDRVCLLNDEEDVTPGTMRATGDWVNVRDGQLFYLGRRDRLIKRNGKRVNLDGLQQLISGLPQVEACAVGLYEGVRLLAFVVASTSGGQKAAASLPSPAQLHVEKSPSALAQPQDDLRSPVRLQQTSGANRDVSRQIVDQLSLLLPSHSVPDTLLLVPALCLTPHGKVDMEALMKIYQRQKPGLEAPLGDFSKLKQTLQSLWQDTLGLPEDVTVDEESNFLLSGGDSLKALHLCEDILSAVGLTSPGLLEVVLDGSFSDVLTYIARVTLTPPLENSTPPLPEAQKRHAAAPSAVLAKRERKGSQSAAEERPQGERQAFKVIRRAGEVIEINVRSGLQEDAVEEKDLTKTRRDDAVGLCLSWSSDTGRCVDASPVLLVHERTDQRSDEAKTTVFVGSHSHRIQALDLDTGSLVWERVLGDRIEASAAVSHCGTLVIVGCYDGCVYFLCAASGKTRWIFETGDAVKSSAAVDPYTGLVIVGSHDGHVYALNPKMKQCVWKRHCGGGAVFSSPCLQPSLRQLYVASLGGRLLCLNPDSGEVLWSDCRDVPFFSSPNCSSGLVAIGSVDGNICCYSNTGRPMWLFSTKGPVFSSPCVSPDQQRLLCGSHDGHLYCLNCADGSLVWTFQSSGKVFSSPCVFDGSAVGRSGKLVGLASTDGTVWILDGENGQMLASHSLPGELFSSPVVYKRSLVIGCRNDYVYCLNLTVKEEAQKD